In the Hevea brasiliensis isolate MT/VB/25A 57/8 chromosome 8, ASM3005281v1, whole genome shotgun sequence genome, TTTATCTTCTAGCTAATCCCTTAATGAAGTTAGAAAATTATACCAAACACCTAACTTTTTTTGTTgctaaattttcaggcctcaaaccTTTTGTAACTATTTTTCATTGGAATACTCCTCAAGCCCTAGAGGAAAAATATGGTGGCTTTTTAAGCGCTAATCTTGTGTAAGTATACAACTTCATATTACATTTTCAAAATGTTATAGGTTCAAACTCTCATGTCAATTTCTTTGAAAAATAATATTCTCATCTAATTAATAAAACATcttcttaaatgaaaaatataggAATGACTTTCGTGATTATGCGGATCTTTGCTTTGAAAAATTTGGTGATCGAGTGAAGTATTGGATGACATTCAATGAACCATGGTCTCTTAGCGGATTTGCTTATGATGATGGAGTTTTTGCCCCTGGTCGATGCTCATCTTGGGTGAATAATCAATGTCGTGCTGGAAATTCAGCCACTGAACCTTACATAGTTGCACATCATTTGCTTCTTGCTCATGCTGCAGCTGTACAAGTATATAGAAAAAAATACCAGGTATGTATGTGTTTGACTCAAAATCGTAGTGGCATTTTAAAGAGAATTTTTTCCAATTTGAGTAAGAAATATTCCTTAATAAGATTAAGGATTATTTTCTATATTAGGTatctattatttttaaattaagttgaatttctaattaaattaagATTAAGTAGACTAGCATAGTAAATAGAAATATTgtggaaatatttttttttctttttttggctTTTGTCCACGGAGGAAAGAGGCTATTGCTTATTGAGAGAGGCCTTAGCCTCAGATAGAGAAAGGGTATAGCCTATGAAGAAGGGACTATTATTCATTATAGTTGAAGACACCTTTCTGTGGTGTATAAAgtagttaaaaaaataaatatattgagttGTTTTTAGAGAAAAATGAGAGTGTCtgactaatatatttattatgagcAGTTTTTGAAGGGTTTTCTAAGGTGTACTTGGGATAATAGTTAATATAGCCTTGAACTTATAATTGTTGATTTTATTTAAAGTCAGTGGAAGATGGTACGTCCGTAGATATAGCCTTATGTTAAAAGGGTCAATcacataaatattattattttatgtattttttttgtttctttgtaatttacatacTTTTACAATTCACAGTAATTTCTTTCACTAATAAAAATGGATGTAAATTTGAGTTTCTTATTATATTGATTTTATAGGCAACTCAAGCTGGTAAAATTGGGATAACACTTTTTACCTTTTGGTATGAACCTCTGTCCAATAATGCAGTTGATATAGATGCCGCAAAAACAGCTCttgatttcatgtttggattgtgAGTCTTTCTTCCAAATTAAGCTAGTAATTAAACATTTACTATGCACAAGTTTATTAATAATCACAACTTTTTCATGTTTTTTAGGTGGATGGATCCTTTAACTTATGGTCATTACCCAAGAACTGTGAGGGATTTAGTTGGAGATAGATTACTCAAGTTTACGGATGAAGAATCTCAATTGCTTAGAGGATCATATGACTTTCTTGGATTACAATACTATACTTCATATTATGCAAAACCAAATGCTATAGTTGAACCAAATCATATTAGATACAAAACTGATAGTGGCGTTACTGAGACTCGTAAGTTCATGTTGAAAAATAAtccattcatatatttatatcaacTTGTGCATCTATATATTTGTTGATAAGTTTTTCTTCTTAAAGATGTTTAATCGATAGCAtgataaatttcttttcttttttcacaGCTTACGATTATAATGGTAATCTTATTGGTCCACAGGTTAGTATGCAAGAAAATGAATTGATAAAAATATACAAGAAAATGAATTGATAAAAATATACAAGAAAATGAATGGATAAAAATATGGCATagagaaaattatatatttatgaatggtaactatataatatataaactAAAATTTGCAGGCTTACTCACCTTGGTTTTATATTTTCCCGAAAGGCATCCGACATCTATTGAATTACACCAAAGATACATACAATGATCCAGTAATTTACATTACAGAGAATGGTAAGTGGTCAATGTCTTTCTCATGTAGGAATATTGGCTAgtaaattatatttatactttGATCTCTTTTTTAAGTTTCATATACACTAATTTATAGGAGTTGATAATCTCAATAACGAAAGCCAACCCATTGGGGAAGCACTTCAGGATGAATTCAGGATAGATTATTATCGAAAGCATTTGTGGAATACATTGGGATCTCTCAAGTGAGTCCACAACTCCGAAATACTGATATATAGGCTTTTTAttattcttaattaattaattttcctaataatgattttttttttaacagggATTACAATGTTAACGTTAAAGGTTACTTTGCATGGTCATATATAGACAACTTTGAATGGAATATTGGCTATACATCAAGGTTTGGCTTGTATTATGTGGACTACAAAGATAACCTGAAAAGATACCGCAAGCATTCAGCTAATTGGTTCAGGGATTTCCTGAAACCAAATGTTAATCCATAAAAGATCACCCAGATTGCTTCAAAGAATTCAAGGAAGGTTTGCAAATTCCACGTAATATAGACTATGTGTGTGTCTCTTGCAATGAAATAATACCATTGGGCTACTGTTAAGCTCCAGTGACCTAccttatgttttaattaattCTCCAATATCAATAAATTTGCATTGCTTAAAAAGAAACTCATGGATTTCCATTATTCGAAAATCATATACACAGTCATACAGAGCTGGGAATACATATACTAATCTCCAAGCAGTACCAGATTTACTAATGAAGAAAATACAGGGTATTAAATTGACAAAAGTTAAAACACAATCTCTTATATATACAAACCTAAaaccaatattttttttttcttttttactgtTCCCACATATTTATTTCTTCAACAAGTTCTATAAAAACAGAACTGTTAAAATGTAATGTATACCATGCTTATTGGAAGTGCAAGGCAAATTAAGATTTTGCATGAGACTTGGAAATGTGGTTGTTAGTATGAGAGGTTTTCTTCATTTCAAATTATTACTATAAATCGAAACGTGCTTACTGGtattaatttgtaatttaatccatcaattatatttaaaaaaaaaaaaacatttatttTAGAGTGAACTTGTTTACAATTTGAATTAAGTTACTTGAATCCAAACGACCCATGAAAATGACAATCAAAGAACAAAGACGGTACAAGGCCCAAGACCGAATACAGTGGGAACATCCAAAAGAAACACCAGCAGAAGGTAGCTACCGCAAAACCCAATAAAAGGCCCAGAGGCCCCAAACCAAGTAAACCTACAGCTAGGCGGCTGGTCATTTGTCCCCAAAAAAACCTAACCTGCCATGCATCTCCTTACACAGTACCGAACCACAACCATTGTCGAACAGCACTGGCAACCAAAGAGGCAACGACGATCACTAGGACAAACCGAGCACAACAGAGGCCGCTTACAGACCAGAACCCAAGTTTGGTTGGTGAAACCCAACCAAGGCCAGAACTAACGCCTCTCACTCCCAAACCATCTTACTCTCGGCGGTCTTTTCGGAGAAAGAGGCTGGAGGCATCTCAATTTCTCATAGCCATATGGAGGCTAGCAAACCACCAACTAAGACCGGCATCAAGGCCCTCCAGATTTCCCCCTTCTGCTATGAGCCCAAGCAACCATCCTACACAAGGCCTCACAAACAGCACCCACAACAAAAATCCTCAATAACTAAAACCCT is a window encoding:
- the LOC110649132 gene encoding beta-glucosidase 13-like; this translates as MNMAAKHSFQLLGMLFFLISLLALTKPAIADEDDEIPADFNRSYFPEDFIFGTATSAYQIEGAANKSGRGPSVWDTFTHETSERIRDRSNGDVAVDFYHRYKDDIRNVKDMGFDAFRLSISWSRVIPSGRRREGVNEEGIQFYNNVINEIINNGLKPFVTIFHWDTPQALEDKYGGFLSSNIVNDYRDYADLLFEKFGDRVKYWMTFNEPWALSGFAYDDGVFAPGRCSPWVNYQCQAGDSSTEPYIVAHHLLLSHAAAVQAYRKNYQIEGAANKSGRGPSVWDTFAHEYPERIKDHSNGDIAVDFYNRFKVDIQNVKNMGFNAFRFSISWPRVIPSGRRSEGVNDEGIQFYNDVIDEIINNGLKPFVTIFHWNTPQALEEKYGGFLSANLVNDFRDYADLCFEKFGDRVKYWMTFNEPWSLSGFAYDDGVFAPGRCSSWVNNQCRAGNSATEPYIVAHHLLLAHAAAVQVYRKKYQATQAGKIGITLFTFWYEPLSNNAVDIDAAKTALDFMFGLWMDPLTYGHYPRTVRDLVGDRLLKFTDEESQLLRGSYDFLGLQYYTSYYAKPNAIVEPNHIRYKTDSGVTETPYDYNGNLIGPQAYSPWFYIFPKGIRHLLNYTKDTYNDPVIYITENGVDNLNNESQPIGEALQDEFRIDYYRKHLWNTLGSLKDYNVNVKGYFAWSYIDNFEWNIGYTSRFGLYYVDYKDNLKRYRKHSANWFRDFLKPNVNP